One region of Candidatus Hydrogenedentota bacterium genomic DNA includes:
- a CDS encoding HlyD family efflux transporter periplasmic adaptor subunit, whose translation MFKRAQAEGSSRPRRRWFTRRRIIVAVVILAVAGGIYSRYGKSASGPSTATTFAAKRGPLDITVVEGGGVEAIESQTIKSEIKGQTKILTIVDEGYLVTEEDVKNKKVLVTLDDSELLERMTQEEFEYQSALANYTDAREQYEIQLKQNESDITAAELEVRFALMDFEKYLGAELARTIVKERDIDLEAVMRQIDEESKRIDEAAAADKNKSKASEDAGGDVAGEAPKAEDAKAEEGDKPQDENPAPAKEEKKQEPQPEKVVASTAIKSNLPRVDFTQYADPERLGDGEAQQTLRKLQSERILSEQELGLAETKLTGTRRLAEKNFVTKQDLDNDEMTVKKSTVAKDSAMTAEELFIKYEFPKQGEKLLSAYEEAIRKFERTKRQAVAKEAQAVARKNSSEASFKLRERRRKELQEQLDACTIVAERPGLVVYAGSDEPWRRQDPIEAGANVNEFQEIITIPDMTQMAVKVKVHESAIKQIQKGQKATIKLDAYPDEELHGEVTKISVLPDSGQRWMNPDIKLYPCTVSIQGTFEWLKPSMTAQVEIMVKQLPDVIYVPIQAVFPEEGKRVCHVVDTFGGTQSRVVETGEMNKDFIEIKSGLKEGERVMLRAPQTGTTAGKDDSEKSQDKREKPEGEAVKQEGERREKAEGDKGKQEGERRERPARNRDQAPAAPKPQ comes from the coding sequence CGTCGTGATCCTTGCCGTTGCCGGCGGCATCTACTCTCGCTATGGCAAGTCGGCAAGCGGCCCCAGCACAGCCACGACGTTTGCAGCCAAACGCGGCCCGCTCGACATCACCGTCGTTGAAGGCGGCGGGGTTGAAGCGATCGAGTCGCAGACCATCAAATCCGAAATCAAAGGTCAGACCAAAATCCTCACCATAGTCGACGAGGGGTATCTGGTCACGGAAGAAGACGTCAAGAACAAGAAGGTTCTGGTAACCCTGGACGACTCCGAACTCCTTGAGCGTATGACTCAGGAAGAGTTCGAGTATCAGAGCGCGCTAGCAAATTATACGGACGCGCGTGAACAGTACGAGATTCAGCTCAAGCAGAACGAGAGCGATATCACGGCTGCCGAGTTGGAAGTGCGATTCGCCTTGATGGACTTCGAAAAGTACCTGGGGGCCGAACTCGCGCGAACGATTGTGAAAGAGCGCGACATCGATCTGGAAGCTGTGATGCGGCAAATCGACGAAGAATCGAAGCGAATCGATGAGGCCGCCGCCGCAGACAAGAACAAGTCAAAAGCGTCTGAGGATGCAGGTGGCGACGTGGCCGGAGAAGCGCCCAAAGCAGAGGATGCCAAAGCCGAGGAAGGCGACAAGCCACAGGACGAGAATCCCGCACCCGCAAAGGAAGAAAAGAAGCAAGAACCGCAACCCGAGAAGGTTGTCGCATCGACGGCGATAAAGAGCAACTTGCCTCGAGTCGACTTCACTCAGTATGCCGATCCGGAGCGGTTGGGAGACGGGGAAGCACAGCAGACGCTGCGCAAGCTGCAGAGCGAGCGTATTCTCTCGGAGCAGGAGTTGGGTTTGGCCGAGACCAAGCTGACCGGCACGCGCCGTCTTGCCGAGAAGAACTTCGTCACGAAGCAGGATCTCGACAACGACGAGATGACCGTCAAGAAGAGCACAGTGGCAAAAGATAGCGCGATGACGGCCGAGGAGCTGTTCATTAAATACGAGTTCCCGAAGCAGGGCGAGAAGCTGCTATCCGCCTATGAGGAAGCCATTCGCAAGTTTGAGCGCACGAAGCGCCAGGCTGTCGCGAAAGAGGCGCAGGCCGTCGCGCGCAAGAATTCGTCCGAAGCGAGTTTCAAGTTGCGTGAGCGGCGCCGTAAAGAGCTTCAGGAGCAACTCGACGCGTGCACAATTGTCGCGGAGCGCCCAGGGCTCGTGGTTTATGCAGGAAGTGACGAACCGTGGCGCAGACAAGATCCCATTGAGGCGGGCGCCAACGTGAACGAGTTCCAGGAGATCATCACGATTCCCGATATGACGCAAATGGCGGTCAAGGTCAAAGTTCATGAATCGGCGATTAAGCAGATCCAGAAGGGACAAAAAGCAACCATCAAACTGGATGCCTATCCCGATGAAGAACTCCACGGCGAAGTGACGAAGATCTCCGTGCTTCCCGACTCGGGTCAGCGATGGATGAATCCCGACATCAAGCTCTATCCCTGCACGGTGAGCATCCAAGGAACCTTTGAATGGCTCAAGCCGAGCATGACCGCTCAGGTCGAAATCATGGTCAAGCAGCTCCCGGATGTCATATACGTGCCCATCCAGGCGGTCTTTCCCGAAGAGGGCAAGCGAGTCTGCCACGTCGTCGATACATTTGGCGGCACACAGAGCCGGGTTGTTGAAACGGGCGAGATGAACAAGGACTTCATCGAGATCAAGAGCGGTCTGAAGGAAGGCGAACGGGTTATGCTCAGGGCGCCTCAAACAGGCACGACCGCAGGGAAAGACGATTCCGAGAAGTCGCAAGACAAGCGCGAAAAGCCCGAAGGGGAGGCGGTGAAGCAAGAAGGCGAACGGCGTGAAAAGGCCGAAGGGGACAAGGGCAAGCAAGAGGGCGAACGGCGAGAAAGGCCGGCGCGAAATCGCGACCAGGCGCCTGCCGCGCCCAAGCCGCAGTAG
- a CDS encoding ABC transporter ATP-binding protein, whose protein sequence is MGAIMVEALRGVDLDFHAGEYVTIMGPSGCGKSTLLNVLGCLDKPTSGKYILGDRDVSTLEDDALSEIRGARIGFVFQSYNLIQQLNVLENIEVPLYYQGRSQEDSRRIAISLAQRVGLEDRLTHKPFELSGGQQQRVAVARALANDPLIILADEPTGNLDSVSGSDILSVFDELHKQGKTLIMVTHSNEVSERAMRVIRLRDGRVERDEYHT, encoded by the coding sequence ATGGGGGCCATCATGGTTGAGGCCCTTCGAGGCGTTGATCTCGATTTCCATGCGGGCGAATACGTCACCATTATGGGGCCCTCGGGTTGCGGCAAGTCCACGTTGCTCAACGTGCTCGGATGCCTGGACAAACCCACATCGGGAAAGTACATTCTGGGCGATCGGGACGTTTCCACCCTGGAGGACGATGCCTTGTCCGAAATCCGGGGAGCGCGGATCGGTTTTGTGTTCCAATCGTACAATCTGATTCAGCAGCTTAATGTACTTGAGAATATCGAAGTTCCTCTCTACTACCAGGGACGTTCCCAGGAAGATAGCCGTCGAATTGCCATTTCGCTAGCGCAACGCGTAGGCCTTGAAGACCGTCTCACCCATAAGCCGTTTGAGCTGTCTGGGGGCCAGCAACAGCGCGTCGCTGTCGCGCGGGCCCTTGCAAACGATCCGTTGATTATCCTCGCCGACGAACCTACCGGAAACCTCGATTCGGTATCCGGCTCCGATATCCTGAGCGTGTTCGACGAACTGCACAAGCAGGGCAAAACGCTCATCATGGTCACGCACTCCAACGAGGTCTCAGAAAGGGCCATGCGGGTCATTCGACTCCGCGACGGCCGCGTGGAACGCGATGAGTATCACACTTAA
- a CDS encoding CocE/NonD family hydrolase has translation MFRKYCLVLASLVLVQGAWAHAHIRQATQIPMRDAPYTLAADIYLPAATGTWPVILIQTPYNKDLFIPIFVFEFSDDPLLESPDYAFVVLDWRGFFDSAGAAYSGSPTRGEDGYDAVEWIAQQPWCNGNVGTWGASALGTIQLKTAAEQPPHLKGCVPMVYHYREWYDQAYPGGVYARDRNDFVYGLFGGLSLVKAHPLYDTYWHLAEDFSGDPSLVNVPMLHITGWYDHEPTQTMREMHDVQTMGGPNAQGYQKILVGPWSHSHVGELNQGELEFPGAEHQSSLAAVQFFDHYLRGIDNAYVSQPTVRYYRINDDRWLHSEQWPPADTQSSTLYLTETGALDSTSPVAASASLTYTADPSDPVPTLFGAVLQSTATQGPGDLQSLHARSDVLVFRTPVLTQPMSIEGQVTAHVFVECDAVDTDLALRLTDIYPDGRSILITDGIQRVSLAANPSSRATLAPGTIYDVTVSLYPTAVTIPAGHRLGLLVASSNFDRYDVNMQDGSDLSDDAGAVATAASVTFHLDATHPSRLVLPLVRFALTLQGDSEVDAQSGEDVHLEFTVDGRTTGLNYQWYRDDGQGGRTPIDGATTPQLTLSAVDHLDSGLYVLVVTDGTQVVESSLVVLNVDGPTQVPIPPTATILLWLTLVSLGTRYRRRFAVMPAKETSA, from the coding sequence ATGTTTAGAAAGTACTGTTTAGTTCTGGCGTCGCTAGTTCTGGTTCAAGGCGCGTGGGCGCATGCCCATATACGCCAGGCTACGCAGATCCCCATGCGTGATGCTCCGTACACGCTCGCAGCCGACATTTATCTACCCGCCGCGACTGGAACTTGGCCCGTTATTCTCATTCAGACGCCTTATAACAAGGACCTGTTCATACCCATATTCGTCTTCGAGTTCAGCGACGATCCGCTGCTAGAGAGTCCCGACTACGCCTTTGTCGTGCTGGACTGGCGCGGCTTCTTCGATTCAGCCGGCGCGGCGTATTCCGGTAGTCCCACGCGCGGTGAAGATGGCTATGACGCCGTCGAGTGGATCGCTCAGCAGCCGTGGTGCAACGGCAACGTGGGAACATGGGGCGCTTCCGCACTGGGCACAATTCAATTGAAGACCGCGGCCGAGCAGCCGCCGCACCTTAAGGGTTGCGTACCCATGGTTTACCATTACCGCGAGTGGTACGACCAAGCGTACCCGGGCGGGGTGTATGCCCGTGACCGAAACGACTTCGTGTATGGGCTATTCGGTGGTCTATCGCTCGTCAAGGCCCATCCGCTGTACGACACGTATTGGCATCTGGCCGAGGATTTCAGTGGTGACCCGAGTCTGGTCAATGTCCCCATGCTGCACATTACCGGTTGGTACGACCACGAACCCACACAAACGATGCGGGAAATGCACGATGTGCAGACGATGGGCGGCCCCAACGCACAAGGGTATCAGAAGATCCTGGTCGGACCGTGGTCGCATTCGCACGTCGGCGAATTGAATCAGGGTGAACTTGAGTTTCCGGGTGCTGAACATCAGTCGTCGCTTGCAGCGGTCCAATTCTTTGACCACTACCTGCGCGGAATCGACAACGCTTACGTGTCGCAACCCACGGTTCGTTACTATCGAATCAATGATGACCGATGGCTGCACAGCGAACAGTGGCCGCCCGCCGATACGCAATCGAGCACGCTCTATTTGACCGAGACAGGCGCTCTGGACAGCACGTCTCCCGTTGCCGCGAGCGCAAGTCTGACGTACACGGCCGATCCGTCCGACCCGGTGCCAACATTGTTTGGGGCCGTTCTCCAAAGCACCGCCACGCAAGGACCCGGAGACCTGCAATCGCTTCACGCGCGCAGCGACGTGCTTGTCTTTAGGACACCTGTATTGACGCAACCGATGTCCATTGAAGGGCAAGTCACGGCACATGTATTTGTGGAATGCGATGCCGTAGACACGGACCTGGCGTTGCGGCTCACCGACATCTATCCGGATGGCCGCTCAATCCTCATCACGGACGGCATTCAACGCGTGTCGCTGGCTGCGAATCCTTCTTCGCGCGCGACTCTAGCGCCGGGAACAATCTATGACGTCACCGTATCGCTTTATCCCACGGCGGTTACCATCCCGGCGGGGCATCGACTGGGGCTGCTTGTTGCCTCTTCCAACTTCGATCGATACGACGTGAATATGCAGGACGGTTCGGACCTCTCCGACGATGCCGGGGCCGTCGCAACTGCAGCATCCGTGACGTTCCATCTCGATGCGACGCATCCGTCGCGGCTGGTACTACCACTCGTGAGATTTGCGTTGACGTTGCAGGGGGATTCCGAAGTCGATGCGCAGTCTGGTGAAGATGTTCATTTGGAGTTTACGGTCGATGGCAGAACCACGGGCCTCAACTACCAATGGTACCGTGACGACGGGCAGGGAGGACGCACTCCGATCGATGGGGCCACAACGCCGCAATTGACGCTCTCTGCCGTCGACCATCTCGATTCGGGCTTGTACGTCCTCGTCGTTACCGACGGCACCCAAGTCGTGGAGTCTTCCCTCGTCGTGCTGAACGTCGATGGACCCACGCAAGTGCCAATTCCGCCTACTGCAACCATTCTCCTGTGGTTAACGCTGGTTAGCCTGGGCACGCGGTATCGTCGTCGGTTTGCCGTCATGCCCGCGAAGGAAACCTCCGCTTAA
- a CDS encoding ABC transporter permease: MSITLKPSALLPSFITAVGVTRLKRTVQLGMKSLWMHRLRSLLTGLGIVFGVCSVIAMLAIGEGLSYEAQEQIRRLGSNNIIIRSVKPPDDRSTSAQRTWMVEYGLTYDDISHIRNTIPGVQIIVPSRIIRKDVWNLANRIDCDIVGTVSWYPDMRNHHPSKGRFFTEEEVNANENVCVLGNGMADILFPLDEPIGNSVRVDGDYYKVIGIMEPLSRQSTGNGNNGGNQTAQTGGPSGAGAPYQMYIPLTAAKTRFGETLVQRGSGSFSAERVELHEATIKVENTEDVIETWHIISDLLSANHKKTDYEIVVPLDLLRQAERTKRIFNIVLGAIAGISLLVGGIGIMNIMLATVTERTREIGIRRALGAKKRDIVLQFVIETVLLSATGGIIGVVLGLAIPIVITYFADLKTIVTLWSPLLAFSISAFVGVVFGIYPAMRAANMDPVEALRHE; the protein is encoded by the coding sequence ATGAGTATCACACTTAAGCCATCCGCGTTACTTCCGTCATTTATTACGGCCGTGGGTGTCACGCGCCTGAAGCGCACGGTGCAACTCGGCATGAAAAGCCTGTGGATGCACCGTCTCCGCTCTTTGCTCACCGGACTCGGCATTGTATTCGGCGTGTGCTCTGTGATTGCCATGTTGGCTATTGGTGAAGGACTCAGCTACGAAGCCCAGGAACAGATCCGGCGGCTAGGAAGCAACAACATCATCATCCGCAGCGTCAAGCCGCCGGATGATCGCAGCACGTCCGCCCAACGAACCTGGATGGTCGAATACGGACTCACGTACGACGACATCAGCCACATTCGGAATACGATTCCCGGTGTACAGATTATTGTACCGAGCCGCATCATCCGGAAAGACGTCTGGAATCTCGCGAATCGTATCGATTGCGATATTGTCGGCACCGTCTCTTGGTACCCGGACATGCGCAACCACCATCCATCCAAAGGGCGGTTCTTCACCGAGGAAGAGGTAAACGCAAACGAGAACGTTTGTGTGCTGGGCAATGGGATGGCCGATATCCTCTTTCCGCTGGACGAGCCGATAGGCAATTCCGTTCGCGTCGACGGCGATTACTACAAAGTCATCGGAATCATGGAGCCACTTTCTAGACAGTCGACCGGCAACGGAAACAATGGCGGCAATCAGACTGCCCAAACCGGCGGACCCTCCGGCGCGGGTGCGCCGTACCAAATGTATATTCCGTTGACCGCGGCCAAGACTCGCTTTGGGGAAACGCTCGTTCAGCGCGGCAGCGGCAGCTTTTCCGCGGAGCGCGTTGAGCTGCATGAAGCGACAATCAAAGTTGAGAATACGGAAGATGTCATCGAGACGTGGCACATCATCTCGGATTTGCTTTCTGCCAATCACAAGAAGACTGATTACGAAATCGTGGTTCCACTCGATCTGCTGCGTCAGGCAGAACGCACCAAACGCATCTTCAACATCGTTCTGGGGGCCATTGCCGGTATCTCACTGCTCGTCGGCGGCATCGGCATCATGAACATCATGCTCGCGACCGTTACGGAGCGCACGAGGGAAATCGGCATCCGCCGCGCGCTCGGCGCAAAGAAGCGCGATATCGTTCTTCAGTTTGTTATCGAAACCGTTCTGCTATCCGCTACCGGTGGAATTATTGGCGTCGTGCTGGGCCTGGCCATCCCAATCGTCATCACTTATTTTGCCGATCTGAAGACCATTGTCACGTTGTGGTCACCCCTACTGGCATTCTCCATCTCGGCGTTTGTCGGCGTAGTCTTCGGCATCTATCCGGCCATGCGCGCCGCAAACATGGACCCCGTCGAAGCGCTCCGCCACGAATAG
- a CDS encoding dienelactone hydrolase family protein, with protein sequence MEGSLDDLKSVYDHQVERWREAPASAGRSVERTANFGIREMLPSFNDARVRGMDFPLAWRHAKTSFDDWRCAARAAYLKSLGERPSPAPFNMAVTGSEDRGTYVAQKIALNLSPEERVKAYLLVPKGDGPFPGIIALHDHGAHFSIGKEKVIQPFAESEERLQDAQKWVDSCYGGKYIGDELAKRGYVVFATDALYWGDRGRFGGVNYEDQQALASNMSLLGLEWSGKIAWDDVRSAEFVQGLSCVDPDRIGCLGLSMGSHRTWSLAAATDIVKAGAAICWMGDTPTLTAPGNNQTKGYSAFSMLVPGLRGMLDYCDVASIACPKPMLFFNGLKDGLFPVPGVEAAYAKMRRVWDSQGVSDRLITKLWDVPHEFNQDMQTEAFAWIDAQLKQ encoded by the coding sequence ATGGAAGGCTCGCTGGACGACCTCAAGAGTGTATACGATCATCAGGTCGAGCGTTGGCGTGAAGCGCCTGCTTCCGCCGGTCGCAGTGTCGAACGCACGGCAAACTTTGGCATCCGCGAGATGCTGCCAAGCTTCAACGACGCGCGTGTGCGCGGCATGGATTTCCCTCTTGCTTGGAGACACGCGAAGACTTCATTTGATGACTGGCGATGCGCAGCGCGGGCAGCCTACTTGAAGTCGTTGGGAGAGAGACCCTCCCCCGCTCCCTTCAACATGGCTGTCACCGGCAGCGAAGATCGCGGAACGTATGTTGCACAGAAGATTGCCCTGAATCTCTCGCCCGAAGAGCGTGTGAAGGCGTATTTGCTGGTCCCGAAAGGGGACGGACCGTTTCCCGGGATCATCGCGTTGCACGATCACGGCGCGCACTTCTCGATTGGCAAAGAGAAGGTCATACAACCGTTCGCGGAATCCGAAGAGCGTTTGCAGGATGCCCAGAAGTGGGTAGATTCGTGCTATGGCGGCAAATACATCGGAGACGAGTTGGCCAAACGTGGGTACGTTGTCTTCGCGACGGACGCGTTGTATTGGGGCGACCGCGGACGTTTCGGCGGAGTCAATTACGAAGATCAGCAAGCACTAGCCTCCAACATGTCTCTCTTGGGGCTCGAGTGGTCGGGGAAGATCGCGTGGGACGACGTGCGCAGTGCGGAATTTGTGCAGGGGCTTTCGTGCGTAGACCCGGATCGCATCGGTTGCCTCGGACTCAGTATGGGGTCACACCGCACGTGGAGCCTTGCGGCAGCGACGGACATTGTGAAGGCAGGCGCTGCCATCTGCTGGATGGGCGACACACCCACGCTGACCGCACCCGGAAACAACCAGACCAAAGGGTACTCGGCGTTTTCCATGCTCGTGCCAGGACTGCGAGGCATGCTCGATTATTGCGACGTGGCCTCCATCGCGTGTCCCAAACCGATGCTCTTCTTCAACGGCTTGAAAGACGGCCTCTTCCCTGTTCCGGGAGTTGAAGCGGCATACGCCAAGATGCGCAGAGTTTGGGACTCGCAAGGCGTATCGGACAGGTTGATCACTAAGCTTTGGGACGTGCCCCATGAGTTCAATCAAGACATGCAGACTGAGGCCTTTGCCTGGATTGACGCGCAGTTGAAGCAGTAA